Proteins encoded together in one Cuculus canorus isolate bCucCan1 chromosome 33, bCucCan1.pri, whole genome shotgun sequence window:
- the ISOC2 gene encoding isochorismatase domain-containing protein 2 yields MAGPRLGLLRPSRSVLLLCDLQERFRHSIAFFPEIVAVAARVLQGCRALDVPVVVTEQHPQVLGSTVPELGAQDLPKHPKTCFSMVVPAVEAELRANPNIDAAILCGIETQACILQTALDLMGRGLDVHVVADACSSRSQVDRAVALGRLRQSGAFVTTSESVLLLLLRDSRHPRFRQVLQLIKEPAPDSGLLPLLGGL; encoded by the exons ATGGCGGGGCCGCGCCTGGGGCTGCTGCGGCCCTCGCGCTCCGTTCTGCTGCTCTGCGACCTCCAGGAGCGCTTCCGCCACTCCATCGCCTTCTTCCCCGAGATCGTCGCCGTGGCCGCCCGCGTCCTCCAG GGCTGTCGGGCGTTGGATGTTCCGGTGGTGGTGACGGAGCAGCACCCGCAGGTTTTGGGGTCCACAGTGCCCGAATTGGGGGCGCAGGACCTCCCCAAGCACCCCAAAACGTGCTTCAGTATGGTGGTCCCGGCCGTGGAGGCGGAGCTGCGGGCGAACCCCAACATCGACGCTGCCATCCTCTGCGGCATCGAGACCCAGGCCTGCATCCTG CAAACGGCTCTGGATCTTATGGGGAGAGGTCTGGACGTGCACGTGGTGGCGGACGCCTGTTCCTCCCgcag tcaggtGGACAGAGCGGTGGCTCTGGGGCGGCTCCGTCAGAGCGGCGCTTTTGTCACCACGAGTGAGAGcgttttgctgctgctgctgcgcgACAGCCGCCACCCCCGGTTCCGCCAG GTGCTGCAGCTCATTAAGGAACCGGCGCCCGATTCGGGGCTTCTGCCGCTGCTCGGGGGGCTCTGA
- the LOC104057650 gene encoding LOW QUALITY PROTEIN: ras-interacting protein 1-like (The sequence of the model RefSeq protein was modified relative to this genomic sequence to represent the inferred CDS: inserted 1 base in 1 codon; deleted 5 bases in 4 codons), translating into MFPEERKEGSPRFGKLHFPVGLWINSPKKRLAKMSRRWPSAGSVRSASSDTASRGQRNGWNYALPAKPNPRAITAFPTSSIAAPTPTPTPAAAGPARRNWRNWWIPFPKFWWDWKNAPNQTPTPGILKIFGGDISRGANYKSVLATARSTARQLVGEALERYGLAPEEGTSGEYVLCDVVGEXPGVPGGGWQVEHLRPVGDSERPLVLQDVWKPKSGCSRRFEIRRRQEVERMCEGEDGEAGGPTPQYPDTPISAIPRHPDIPISQHPDTPTPQYPDTPTPRYPDTTIPRYPDTPISRYPDTPTPRYPNTPIPQYRDTLIAQHPDIPTPRYRDTPIPRYPNTPIPRYPDIPISRHPDTPIPRYPDTPIPRHSDTPIPQYPDTPIPRYLNRGMVSPLRRVDCRRTARGRLRGCTTPQKERADNLSLRRSISDMNLSTKRRREQQDGAEQGSPETPQSGEGAAGEEEGGGPGLEQLSQCLIQPPQELPYFLLLQGYGRQDFILYPMTRSLHVFGRPERRGGVPKKPAAQVDTFLNAPDILPRHCVVRAARGGPDSPPSPATIRPFRGAPVTHNGTPFTPGPLHPATSWVWANISFSSTKTPKRCRRRRGGGPTPRPPWLPRAPISTGMAGVLGCSGCGRTPQERQEALKNLLESSQPELRFREEDEAVVLKEIVRLPEAEGVEAAALAPAFLLGLCLEHAAKAFAPQHLPAMMARVAALLRDTVWEKIKEIGDRQPENQQDTSPAAPSMEAVTADLRPLMLWLANAMELLNLAQGRVLELEKELDLEGPCQELTGDLEACDEAMGILDEVIMSTFQQSVYYLTKTLYSALPALLESNPFSGTGEPSAAQDLGSVPEGVRPTLAVYQAALELTRDCQLHPDLVSQTFGYLFFFSNASLFNTLMEKGSAGPFFQWWRGVRIRTNLDLVLDWLTGQGLGDIAGEFFRKLSATANLLCTPRSCLGKASWSRLRAEFPALTPAQLHHLLSHYQLGMGRPPPPAWSPPPEDRDLVASGDIFESFSDHPPLLLPSQGFRLRPAEPVGDEGLRGPLCRLRRLLWDLETGSLPANQRPVP; encoded by the exons ATGTTCCCCGAGGAGCGCAAGGAGGGGAGTCCGCGGTTCGGGAAACTCCACTTTCCCGTCGGCCTTTGGATCAACTCTCCCAAGAAGCGTTTGGCCAAGATGAGCCGGAGGTGGCCGAGCGCCGGATCCGTCCG atCCGCCTCCTCGGACACCGCCAGCCGCGGGCAGCGAAACGGTTGGAATTACGCCCTCCCGGCAAAGCCAAACCCTCGCGCCATAACCGCCTTTCCAACCTCTTCCATCGCAGCGCCAACGCCAACGCCAACGCCGGCGGCCGCTGGGCCAGCGAGAAGAAATTGGCGGAATTGGTGGATCCCGTTCCCGAAGTTCTGGTGGGATTGGAAAAACGCTCCAAACCAAACGCCAACTCCC GGAATCCTCAAGATTTTTGGGGGGGACATCTCCCGAGGGGCCAATTATAAGAGCGTTTTGGCCACGGCC CGCTCCACCGCGCGGCAGTTGGTCGGAGAGGCTTTGGAACGTTACGGATTGGCTCCGGAAGAAGGAACGTCGGGAGAATATGTGTTATGCGACGTAGTGGGGG AGCCGGGGGTTCCGGGGGGGGGTTGGCAGGTGGAGCACCTCCGTCCCGTTGGCGATTCCGAACGCCCTTTGGTCCTTCAAGATGTATGGAAGCCCAAATCCGGCTGCTCGCGGCGCTTCGAGATCCGGCGGAGACAGGAAGTGGAGAGGATGTGCGAGGGAGAGGATGGCGAGGCGGGGGG CCCGACACCCCAATATCCCGACACCCCGATATCCGCAATACCCCGACACCCCGATATCCCAATATCCCAACACCCTGATACCCCGACACCCCAATACCCCGATACCCCGACACCCCGATATCCTGACACCACGATACCACGATACCCCGACACCCCAATATCCCGATACCCCGATACCCCAACACCCCGATATCCCAACACCCCGATACCCCAATACCGCGATACCCTGATAGCCCAACACCCCGATATCCCGACACCCCGATACCGCGATACCCCGATACCCCGATATCCCAATACCCCGATACCCCGATACCCCGATATCCCGATATCCCGACACCCCGATACCCCGATACCCCGATACCCCGACACCCCGATACCCCGACACAGCGATACCCCGATACCCCAATATCCCGACACCCCGATACCGCGATACCTCAACAGGGGGATG gTCTCACCTCTCCGTCGCGTCGACTGCAGAAGAACCGCTCGCGGGCGGCTTCGGGGGTGTACGACCCCCCAAAAAGAGCGAGCGGATAACCTCTCCCTCCGCCGCAGCATC AGCGATATGAACCTCAGCACCAAAAGGCGTCGGGAACAGCAAGACGGTGCTGAGC AGGGGTCCCCCGAAACCCCCCAAAGTGGGGAGGGGGCGGCcggagaggaggaaggggggggtcCAGGCCTGGAGCAGCTCTCGCAGTGCCTCATTCAGCCCCCCCAGGAGCTCCCCtatttcctcctgctgcagggtTACGGCCGGCAG gattTCATCCTCTACCCCATGACTCGTTCCCTGCACGTCTTCGGTCGCCCCGAACGCCGCGGAGGGGTCCCGAAAAAGCCGGCGGCT CAGGTGGACACTTTCCTCAACGCCCCCGACATCCTCCCTCGACACTGCGTGGTGCGAGCGGCTCGGGGGGGTCCCGACAGCCCCCCAAGCCCTGCCACCATCCGTCCCTTTCGGGGGGCTCCCGTCACCCATAACGGCACCCCTTTTACGCCAGGCCCCCTTCACCCGGCGACCTCTTGGGTTTGGGccaacatttccttttcctctacaAAGACCCCGAAACGGTGtcggaggaggagaggggggggCCCAACCCCTCGCCCCCCTTGGTTGCCCCGCGCCCCCATTTCCACGGGCATGgcgggggttttggggtgctcggGGTGCGGCCGAACGCCCCAAGAGCGTCAAGAGGCCTTGAAGAACCTCTTGGAGAGTTCCCAACCGGAGCTGAGGTTCCGCGAGGAGGATGAGGCGGTGGTGTTGAAGGAGATCGTGCGGTTGCCGGAGGCCGAAGGGGTGGAGGCGGCCGCTTTGGCCCCCGCGTTCCTGCTGGGGCTCTGCCTCGAGCACGCGGCCAAGGCCTTCGCGCCCCAACATCTGCCCGCCATGATGGCCCGCGTGGCCGCGCTCCTCAGGGACACCGTCTGG GAGAAGATCAAAGAGATCGGAGACCGACAGCCAGAAAA CCAACAGGATACGTCCCCCGCGGCGCCGAGCATGGAAGCCGTGACGGCCGACCTGCGTCCGTTGATGCTCTGGCTCGCCAACGCCATGGAGCTCCTCAACCTGGCGCAGGGACGCGtcctggagctggagaaggagctcGACTTGGAGG GCCCTTGCCAAGAGCTGACGGGCGACCTGGAAGCCTGCGATGAAGCCATGGGCATCTTGGATGAGGTGATCATGTCCACCTTCCAGCAATCCGTCTACTACTTGACCAAA ACCCTTTACTCGGCTCTTCCCGCTCTCCTGGAAAGTAATCCCTTCTCCGGGACCGGAGAACCCAGCGCCGCGCAGGACCTGGGCAGCGTCCCCGAAGGCGTTCGCCCAACGCTCGCCGTCTACCAGGCGGCCCTGGAGCTGACGCGGGACTGCCAGCTGCACCCCGACTTGGTCTCCCAGACCTTCGGGtacctcttcttcttctccaacGCCTCTCTCTTCAACACTCTGATGGAGAAAG GCAGCGCGGGCCCCTTCTTCCAGTGGTGGCGAGGGGTTCGCATCCGGACCAACCTGGACCTGGTGCTGGACTGGCTGACGGGACAGGGACTCGGGGACATCGCCGGAGAGTTCTTCCGCAAACTCTCAGCCACGGCCAATCTGCTCTGCAcccccaggagctgcctgggcaag GCCTCGTGGTCGCGCCTCCGGGCCGAGTTCCCGGCTCTGACTCCGGCTCAGCTTCACCACCTGCTCAGCCATTACCAGTTGGGAATGGggcgccccccaccccccgcctGGAGTCCCCCCCCCGAGGACAGGGACCTGGTGGCCTCCG GTGACATCTTCGAGAGCTTTTCGGATCACCCTCCGCTGCTGCTGCCGAGTCAGGGCTTCCGCCTGCGCCCCGCGGAGCCCGTGGGGGACGAGGGGCTGCGGGGACCCCTCTGCCGCCTGCGGCGCCTCCTCTGGGACCTCGAGACGGGCTCCCTGCCCGCCAACCAGCGCCCCGTGCCCtga